In the Ptychodera flava strain L36383 chromosome 1, AS_Pfla_20210202, whole genome shotgun sequence genome, tgtgggccaagtcgtcgcgggccggtacgttgtgggaccgaattgtctatatccgtgtacgtcaacgcggtgaccgtctcccaacaacatctcccgtgtcctgctcgcttgccgatcatggtcttgagtgtaattttgtgttaggcattgtgcttgttgctggtctacatatataggcaatgttgatcattttagttatgtattttcactgtgctgtacatagcattgtgtacaaccagcgtgatcgcgcgcgatcaaacctttttgtCCACTGTGTCTgggtgcagtaaactcagcggacataatgtgctgagtgtagtgtcccaatgttcgtagctctacacgagtttatagatagaaatacacactgaagttcgtttccgatcttaatattttactattgcatgatgttgagtcttacaaaggccttaacaaagtgggggactgctcccatctcactcctattgaagttgagaagacttatgtttacaaaatttatgtttatcaacaaaaaaatcacgcacgcgcagcgcgacgaccactgcgctttaagctTAACTCTAAAACGGTTTAGGTTTAACCCGGTAACTGGTAACATTTCCAACAGCTTGTAGAAATATAACGTAGCCCGTCTTGCCCTACACGTTTCCTGTTACTTACTAAAAAAGTTgtttcacagtccctcggggtacagacgtatgctgttgccctcatggccagtcaatatgtgctttataacacacctcatccgcagtcacGCAaaagaacgtaccatacacaaaacttgtcgcatgtattatattggagtggttcagtaTAAGTTTTTCCCAacaggatcgcaatacttctgcaaaacgtttaatgcacctttgattatagtttttgtccgtttcgagtccttgttggaaaccagagcattcagttcttctgacgtcgtttacgtggatcagcgcaaaaagaacgcatccagGTGAccatcaattggcgaattagaatacagactgcggatatGTTTACTTGCTTTTCCCAATTTAGGGTGTCGTCAATGGTTACACCCAACAATTTTTCATGGGTTACACAATCGAGCTGACCATTGCCACACATAACATTGATGTGATTTTTCGTTCTGGCTTTTTTCTGCGTTGTACCAATGACAATAACCGTTTTCTGTGAATTAACACACATGCTATTTTGATCGCACCAGCGTGTGATCAGATTCATATCTCTGCTCAGCTTGGTTTCAATTTCGTTGATTTCGGGACTGATCACCTGAGCTGctgtgtcatcagcatacataaCATATCAGAATTTTCGGAAGCCAGAAGGAAGTCATTTATAAAAAGTAGGAACAACAGGGGCCCTAAAATAGATCCCCGTGGAACACCTGTACAGACAGGAAGAGAATCACTCAGGGTTCCATTAAAGGACACCAACTGAGTTCTGTTTGCGAGGTATGAAGTGAAAAAGCCCATTGTCTGCTCTGAACAACCATAAAGTCTGAGTTTCTTAAGTAAAGTACCATGATGAACTAGGTCAAAGGCCTTTCTAAAATCAACGAGTAAAACACCTATTAGATTTCCACTATCGATTGCCTGGTACCATGAGTTGGTAATGTTAGTCAAAGCTGTTTGACAAGAGTGAAACGTACGAAAACCGGATTGTTTATCTGACAGTAAAttgtgaaatgaaagaaaattatcaaaatgactATGTAAATGTCTTTctaacaattttgacagaacAGGAAGGACTGAAATAGGTCTGTAGTTTGAGATGTTATCTTTGATACCCTTTTGAACAGAGGAGTTACTTTAGCGGACTTCCATTGACTTGGAAAAGTACTTGTTGTGATTACATAATTAAAAAGAGCTGTGAGACTCGGTGTGATTTGACCTGcgccaattttcaaaaatcttgaaCTGATGCCGTCTAAACCAGTGGATTTGTTACAATTTAAATTCAtgagatatttcaaaatgtctgaaTCTTTTAGCAATggtatattgaattttgcatcaTCCGGAAGGTGTTTTGTtataaaatttgtcaatttgttgAGAAGGTCATCGttgttgtttgcttgttttatgTATTCTGAAGCTACATTTGTGAAAAAGTTGTTAAAAGTGTCAGCAATGTCTTTATTATCAGAAATTTCATTACCTTCTCTGATAAGAAATGTAGGATTCTGTGATTGTGAGCGTGGAACGAGATGTTTGAAAACTTTCCAAAAATCGTTTGAGCAATTATTCAACATACCATTGTAAAAATCATAGCTGCCCTGATTAAACCTGTGACTTTATTTCTCCATTTCTTGTATAAttcaaatgatttattttgtttgtgattaTCTCTAATCTTGATTGAGAGTTCAATATCCTCATTCCACCATTCTGGAATTTTTGGATATTTTACACGTTTTTCTTTGATTGGTGCATGTTTGTTCACAACACCTAGAAACAACTTATTCCATGTGTCTAACATATCAGTGATATTATCAGAACTGCTGACAATTGACCATGGAACTTCTGCAAGATCTCTACAAAATGTTTCCGACTCAAATTTCTTTGTACATCTGTATTTAATTGTGCGTTTGCCTTTACCAATAGCTTTGCTTGAAGTTTGTCTAATAATATTAAGCAGGGAAGTAAACCTTATATTGTGACAGCCACGTATATTATTTTTGTCGGGTACTAGGTACACCACTCAGTTAATGATACAAGATCTGTAAATACCTACTTTGAAATGCATTCGCCAGATTTTCTTGACAACGAGGTAAAATTTTCGCTGGTTTTCAGAGAAGCAATGGGCCAGTGTTCGCTCAGCCAATGAGAATGAGAGACGCCACTGCAAATATTCATCGCCACCGTCTCCGGGGTATGACTTCGGCACCACGTGACAGCCAGCGTCGACGATTGCATGAACAACGTCGCTGCTTGGCCATTTCCGATCTCGTGTCGCCCAATCTTTCGCCATGGATGGCCATCGTGTGCATGTCAGAGCAAGTGCCCCGTCTGCTGTTTGTTCAAATTCGGCGGTTGTGGCGCTCGATCCTGCATTTTTGGGGAATAAGATTGAGATTCAGAATGACAACAATACTTGACTTCCAACTCATCCGTGTTGAGCATTATGGTCTGCATGAACAATTACGCGATGAAAGCGAAGATTCATAATTAATACGCCATGGAAACAGGCTAACACGCATGTTGTCCTTTTCGTGTCAACTTTGTTTGATGTTGTCAATGACCACAATCATGATGGAACGCTTCAGAAGAGCACAGGAATAACTGTGCAGGGAAAAGAGATATAAAGAAACATACTAAAGTACAATTCTCTGCTGATATATTTGAAGATGGCCTaggtgtcaaaggtcatctataAGATTTAACAGACTGACTGTTGAAGTGGCAGACAAGGAAAGGGTCAGAGTTTAATTTAGCcaattttctttctttgaaaCGTCAAATTTATACATACGTAAAATATCCATGATTACGATAACAACGGCAAAGTTCTTTGACATAGTTGATACATAAGTATATGAGGAACGTTTTTTGAAGAAACTGTTACGATTTAAGTGTCTAAACTGCTACATTTACAGTTTGAAGAATTGGTATAACAAATGACAGCCTGAATAGGGATACCTAACCAGCACTTGCAAAGGTCAACATTAAAGGAAGGCGGTCgacggaactgcgcatgtgcgactttctcATCTAACAAACAATGTGTTTCATGCACGATATTCAGATGTATCACGttaacatagctgcaacattaaaGTTCATGTTGTACATAACGACAAGCATTTTTtagtacagtgtttacattgttcgctTAGGTTCCATGAGCCACGACCCCCCTTAAAATCGAATGCAACTAGCTAACTAACCAGCAGGctaaatacatgaaaaaatagataaacaaacacataaatgaaaaagtattgtCAGTCATACCTACGGATTTGGCAAGATAGTGCACactcagggtctgtacaggtcCCTGCTGTACCAACTCGACACGTCCATGAAATCCTCCAAACGTCTCAAAATTCTTGTCAATATGAGTCTGGACAGCTGGGATGCGGGATAAGACATGTGCCTTCTTGTATCTTGAGGAGTTTAAGTCTTGACAGATAAATTTCATCATGGCCGCCAACAGGGATGATACAGCATGCTTCGTTGATGAACTCTTCGCTGAAATTGTGCTTCCTGTCACCACGGATCCGTACTCGTACGTAGCCGGGAGGGGAGGTTGGGACCCATTCCAGGGGTGGGTCGTCGAAAGGGGGCACCATTCCCACTTCTTCCAATTGGCTGACGATTTTGCCGATGCCATCCAGGGAGTCGACGAGTATTTTGGAGGCGCTGTCACCATGGGCACTATTTTCCTCAGAGTGTCCTCTTTCATCAACTCCGGTACTAGAATCTTCACAAGCGGAGGAGTCGTCCGTTTTCGTGGATTCGGCGACCATGGCCACTGGTATCATCACatccatttcatcattcaggTATCTGACTTCCTGCTTGCTGTGATCGGTTATGGCGAAACCTTCGCTGGTGCTCCCTGTCCAGACGTAACCGTCAAGATTCTTGACATTGTTAAAGCAAGGTTTCAAGACATACTTAAAAATATCAGCCAACCTGCCGCGGAGTTTGTTGGGCTCTTTTGGGTTGATTCTATTTGAATCAGTCGCTAGCTGGTAGGCTCCAAAGAGGGACACATTTGTTGCTATCATAGAGATATAATCTTTCGACACCGGATCTATTCTCATGGCAGGTTGACTCATCCTTGTTGCATGACTTCGAAGGAGGTTTATCACACATATCAATTCTGCCTCCTGGTGATATCCCAATCGTTTTGACTTTTTGGATATCTCCGTAAATCTGTCTCGTTCTTTGGCGACCAAAGACAGCATCGATGGAAGGGCTTTCTCTACCAATCCAATTTCTGTAATAATAATGGTGATGACATTCATATAAGGTAACAGAATCTCAATGCAGAAAAAATGTTTAGGAGGATACGGTTAACTCTAGACATAGACCTATAATCAAGGCTACTTCTTTGTGAtgctcgtgctatcgtgtcAAACTAATAAGGATCAAATAAATTgtactgttccgataacatggtttcaaaaatagggtaggtaggtcggcaggaatttgtGTTCAAACTattgttatctttaaatatgcattttcaggggttcaaggcggtcaaacactggctacaacatttctggaaaaatgttacatataaaaggaaaaaaaaaataaaaagacatcctcgttcaagcaaaaaatcaaatgccaagcaACGAACTCgtgattttacttatttttcttttcttccttcagcaggtaaaaaatagggtaggtcgggttatcggaacagcacatttcTTTTTGCTCGGCCTAATGCTTATTTGCAACTGTACCAATTGCTATGTTATTATAGATATGTAGGTTTGCGGAGCAATTAACATTGTTCGAAGATAttgcaattgtaaaaaaaattatttaccaGAAGAATCAGTAGACTGAGTCTTCGTATATGTCTCTGCATGACGAGGATACCTAGATTTGTCGATGAAGTCTTGTCCGAATggtgtgcgcatgcgtgagaATTGTTCAGTGTGTCGCATGCCAGTTTGAATTTGAAGCGTTCTGAAACGaacgaacaacaacaaaaaatatttgctgTTCAGCTCAGgatcaaatgttttattttatgaGCATAAACCAACAACCAAATGAGGAAATACATACAAGTtcgagagatacaaaaaacaTATGGCCATATGCagatttgattttaaaatagtTTGGTTGCGACTTAAAAGCCGGGAGTCTGGACAGTGGATGAACTACGTTATAGAAAATAAAGCCTTAGAAACAGTTACTTTGTTGACAGCAAGATAACAGACacggttggaactaatttgggataattggattttcatattcaaaagtgttaggtgccattgttgaaatatcgcaaattactcataaaaacaagtgtgtaatgtaaaaagaaaagcagatgagattacatttgcagattaaatcgatattacttcaccatccaattatcccaaattagttccaatcgtgttacgaTGATATTTGCGACAATCAGGTCCGCAACAACTCTTTCTCGGTCACTGCTCATTATTGTTCAGCAGAATGCgccctcagggacagatattcggactcttttACAATTTCTGTTTTGGTCTACCACCTGCGGCTACTTATCTTGAAGCTTTAGGAGTAAATAAATAAGGTTTTAGACGgctaatttttgtgaaaatcgataaTCTAATTGCTCctaatagagttaacacagggatggcggccattttgatttcaagGGTCGGACAATATTTGGTTgcttctccagtaccaaattttcCAATTTGGTACGATTCCtaatgtttattcttgatttcgaaggAAGTGGTTAAAAGTTCCTTTACagaaagttcaagtctttcaattttgaggcacgCAAAACTTTATGGCACAGCTCGATTTCGCAATGAAGAGGCAGCAAGCCTGCATGGCCTGACACGTCATGatatgaaataatgaaatatggCGCGAGGAATCGCTTAGAACTTGGTAGACAACTCACCAAACGGCTCTACGAATTCAGCTTCAGACGCAGAATCCTTTGGTATGGCGAAATCGGATGGTGGATCGGTAATGGACACCTGCAAGCATTTGCCTGTCACTGCAGTCAGTGGATACACATCTGAAAAGGATATGAGCAATGGCTCGACTGAGGACTTGAAACAACAGATTGTCTCAGTCACTTGTGAGTGTCATCTGGTGTATTTCGGAGTACTCTTTCGTGTACAAACAGTTAATGTATATTTCCGTGATGAAGTTTTCAAATCGATAGGCGTCAACGCAGGTAGTCATCCGAGCGTCCCTTAATGTTATCGTGAGTGAACGGACACCTGTTCTCCCAATATTGAACTTTTGTGCGATTTTACCGATTTCATTTTACTTGTTGGTCTGATATACTGACAAATAGAAGCAGTTTAACATTACCGTAAGCCACTCCATCAAACAATAATGTAGTTTTCAATGGTCTTTtcaccggttccatgatgcttTTCGCGTTGGATAACACATGGTACTGTATTTGTGGCTGTTGTTACCCTGACCGATGAATTTGTCGCTGATAGAATGACTCGGTACAAAACTTGCTTTTCGGCATTTTCAGTTTTGACAATGTGATACAATATatacaacaaaaatatatcatgTTTTGCGTTGTGAAAAGAGTGCTTTAGCAGGCCacagcagtgcattgtgggataaccggaaAAGGGTCTGTGGGGTGATTTGACCTGCATATTTGAGATTCCGTCACAGACTTGTTTTTTTCCgatcattgaaattttatggTAGAATAAGTAGCTTTTACAGTATTGAACGGAAACatacacaaaaaacaaacaatcaaacaaacaaatggacaaacgaacaaacaaacggaAAAGCAAGCAAAACGCACACATACAAAGGGGCGTAAGAAAGCCCGACAATTGCACGTTTTTTCTTCCATAAGTTACACAGAATACCAACTGGATAAATGTTCATGTCGCTCTCCCCTGACTACTGATCCGATCTCCATCTTTTGAGAAACCAGCGTACAAACCTTGAGGGATATTTCGGAAAGCCATTCCCATATCTTCACCATTGTAGTAGTAATGCAACGCGGAGTTCGGATGACGAGCTATACCAACACGATCACCTTCACATAATCCATGCAGATTCATATGATATCCGCCACCGATTCGTTTGAAGTCTTTGTAAAAGTCTGTACCACTGTCAATGACAATAGAAGTTACTTCGGTTCGTTAATTGTATCGACATATGGCAGTACTGCAAAGgggaaaattgcaaaaataagtGGAGCTATTTCTGTAAACTGTGGCGTAGACACCATCGTCTTCAAATTTCATGCATGATGAAGCTATGcaaatgaaaattataaattttggGGTCTTGACTTAAAATTCTCACAACTTTTTTTTGGCCAATTTTCGTGTGAACGAAGTGTGCTTTGTATCTGCAacttttctcattattttaatgatttaaGTTTCAAAGACATTGTGTCTGTGCTTGTATACTGACCGACAGATATACGTGAGTTTGATACTCAGTGGCACCAAGAAGGAGTTTAAATGTAGAAATGATATCCTATGGACATCCCATAATATGGCTGCTGATTTAAAGCTTCATGTATATATTTTGGAACTTGTATGATTACCTACCGACATCAAAGACCGACCCCTTGATATTCATTCACTATCACTGAATTCAAGTTTATCGCTGATTGTGATGGAAGCCTGTTAGTTCTGATATGCACATTCATGATCCAAAGTAATGCTGTATTGTAGTAAATTAGGAGACATGTGGAAGTATACTCGCCTGTAGATGGCGTTCACTAAAGTTATCGAGCAACAGCCTACAATAATACCATATATGGAAGctaattaaatatttataattgagCTAAGTTAGCTTGTCAGCCAATCAGCTACCTACTTCTGTAGGCTCTTTAGCGAGCAACCACCAACAAAAACATACAATTGTTGTCTACAGCATTAATCCAAGCACTATGGGGCTTCCCCTTTGTTTCTTGTGCGAACAGAGAAGTATACGTATTTATATGTCTTATAGGAGGGGCATAAACGAAAGACATGTTACCTTAGGAACCAGAATCCTTGACCTTGTCCATAGCTGTCACCGCGGTAAAAAACGTCATCAGGAAATTTCTGATACAAAGTGACACCTACGAATGAATGTCAAAGGAACAACGATAAGCGTTTCAGGCAACCAAAGAAACTGTTTGCGTGACAACCTGTTGGTTTCTTGGCGGGCAGGCCTGGCGGGTATTTTATTGTCGTGTCAGCGGGCAGTGAAAGGGCTGGACAATTTTTCAGATGTCGTTACCGAACAGGGAAGTTTTAATAGCTTTTTGACAAAGTCATTAAAATCTAAAAGAGTTTACAGGGAACAGGATTTCATTTTCTAGCCTACTGCTTGTTTGGACTCACATTTTGAAGCCAACAAagtaaaatgaagttttcactggcttgttttttttgtgaaaatgaaaaattcaatCTTTCTCAtggacttaaggtagaacgcacctcggggacagacatttggactctcaaacttttacaattctgttctgatatcccacatgtgggggttcattttaaagctcttggcaaaagaaaactttttaccggcttggtttttcgaaatgcgaaaatttttattttcctctatagagttaacacagggatggcggccattttggatttctaatatcagtaaatcttgtgtaatttgtttctctagtaccaaaatttgcacggtgacccccgatttttatccttgattttgaaagagaatgactgaaagattccttgaggaaagttagagcaaaagtttaagtctttcactttcgaggtgcatgctaccttaacCAAGGGTTCAAAGCGGccatttggaattcaaaatatcGGTAGATTTGAGACACGTCGGTTTCTTAGTCTGATTCTGATATTTAAGTGGTAACTCCtgatttatgttcttgattagacaagAGAAAAGCTAGGGTGTCTTCTTGCCACGATTTCAAGTTGCACGTATAAAATAAAACACGGCAAGGCAAAATATCtgctgtaaacaaacaaaacttctcgaaaattattttgttaggATGCACTTATCAGACTACAATTGAGTAAATTTGAAGCATTGAAATACTGGAGTTAGTCTCTCCGCTGACAGAACCGTCATTAGAAAATCGTGAGAAACGCACCTTTAATATGTTTATGGCTACCGAAGTGAATGACTAAATTTCTTATATTCGACGATCATTCTATCACGCGTCAAAATTTTTTGTCGAAATCATGACTATTTTACGGTGCTATTTCATAATAATCTTACAAGAAATGCAATAACGGCGACTTAGAACCTTTAAAGGGAGGaggtcatcggaactgcgcgtgtgcgacttcttgtttacaaacaatgtatttcatgcatgatatctagatccatcacgtcaacataactgcaaaaattaaattttacgatgctcattgttaacaaacatatttcaactttcaacaATTGCCAACGTActatacagtatttacatcggtcgtaggggtccctggtaacctttgagcagagttcgacgactgcctccctttaagtAATCGTTTAGATAATTTTCGATAACGAATTTATAATGTTAGCCATGCTAACCGAACTCCAGAGTTTTGATCTCCTTGTGGGCCATCCGATCGATCTTAATTTCAAATAATGTCCCAGTTGGAAGTGGTTTATTTGTGACAAATACAGCGTTGTCTATCGCCGCGTACTCGGCGTCGATCCGATAAGCTACCCTGCCACCGTCCTTGATGCCAGCCCGAACACCGAGGGCTTTGAAAAGCAGGGACTTTGACCCAGCACCACTCACGTCCTGCAAAAGGTGGAACCTTTAATGTTATCAAAGATCAGTTAATA is a window encoding:
- the LOC139131269 gene encoding uncharacterized protein, with product MRHTEQFSRMRTPFGQDFIDKSRYPRHAETYTKTQSTDSSEIGLVEKALPSMLSLVAKERDRFTEISKKSKRLGYHQEAELICVINLLRSHATRMSQPAMRIDPVSKDYISMIATNVSLFGAYQLATDSNRINPKEPNKLRGRLADIFKYVLKPCFNNVKNLDGYVWTGSTSEGFAITDHSKQEVRYLNDEMDVMIPVAMVAESTKTDDSSACEDSSTGVDERGHSEENSAHGDSASKILVDSLDGIGKIVSQLEEVGMVPPFDDPPLEWVPTSPPGYVRVRIRGDRKHNFSEEFINEACCIIPVGGHDEIYLSRLKLLKIQEGTCLIPHPSCPDSY